TTCGAGCCCCCAGGAGACAGATGGGGGGGGGCAAAAGCAAAGGGAGTGGCCTCAAGGCTGGCCAGGGGCAGCACCCAGGCACCCTGACACGTGCCTCTCCCTGGGGTGGGACGTGGCGCAGCGGCCGGcgctgcccccccacccccctgagCCCCAGAGGCGCCGGAGCTGTACCTTCACATTTTCCACTGAAGTGGTGCCAaccccagagcctccctctgGATTCCTTGGCCAGGGCTCTGGGCAGCCACAGACAAGGGTGACCTCATCGCCCGCGGGCTCCCTCCCCTGGCGGGGGCCTTAGGCAAAAGTAGGTAGCCACAGACAGGGACTCAGGGAAGACCCCACCAACCCACTCAAAGGGGAGGCAGAAGCCACTGCATTCTGCCCTGCAACCTTTTGAGGACCCCCAGCTCCCCCggtcctgccccccaccccacctccagcgGGCAGAACAGCTACATTCCCGGACACACATTCCTGGTCGAGGCCCCTGCCAGCCACCACCCTCCCTCCGCCCAGCATGGAGACTGCTGCCCAGGCGGCCGCTTCCTGCAACAGTAGCCACAGGGGGAGGGGCCCCGAAAAGACTGAGCACAGCTGGGAGCCTGAGGTCCCCTTTGCAGCAGAACAGGACCCCTGGGCCCTGTTCCTCTGCACCTGCCCCTCCCAAGACCTGCTGACTTCAGTCCTCCCAGCAGGCCCATGCCCAGGGGTACCCCCTGTGCCCTTGCCCACTGTTAGGAATGCCTTCCCTTCTGCTCAGCACTGGGGAGGGGGGTTGTCTCTCTCCCGTGCCCCCAGGTCTACACAGCCACCCCTGAACTGGACAGACCCTGGGGGGCCCAGTGGCCAGGGGGAGAAGGCCCACAGGAGCACTGGGCAGGGTAACGGGGTGGCTTCTCCAGAGCAGGGGAGCAGCATGAGccaggaaaggggagagggatcCAAGCAGAGAGCACAACTTATGCCAGACCTGGAGGGTGCTGCTGATGCCAGAAGGGGGCAGGTGCAGGACAGACAGGCTGTGCCACCGGGCGACCCCACGGGCAAATCTGGAGGGGGCAGCCAAGGGGTTTGGGGCTGAAGTGCAGCCCCTGAGTGCTCCTCTGTGCCCCCCCCTTTGCCTGGCACAGAAGGCCCAAGTGTacaggggagggagagacagacagggtgTGGCCACGCGCCTGGGCCAGGGCAGCTGGGTTAACTTGGTCATGCCAGGGCAGAAGGCCGGGTCATGGGTCCCACTTGACCCTCCTGCCCCTGCTGAGGGGCGGCGGGAGGGGGCTACACAGCCCCAGCACCACCCAAACTGGCTCCTGCTTCCCGGAGACAGCAAGATGCTCCAGGCCCCTTCAGCGTGGCGAAGGCAGAGGGACGCAGGGCCCCTGCTCCGAGCGCCTCCAGGGGCcgggaggcggggaggagggcgggccggcgcgggggaggggccgccGCCGCTATAAAGGCCCGGCCCGCGGCCCCGCTCCAGCCCGGGACGCACACGTGCGCGCGGCGCCGCAGCCGCCACCGCGGGCGCCCAGAGACCCGCGCTCCCCGGCccggcgcccgcccgcccgcgagGCCCGGTGGCGGCATGCGCTGCGCGCGGCGGAGCTGACGGCGCGCCCGCCGGCCACATCCCTCGCCATGCTGCGCTCGGCGCCGCCCGGCCGCTACCTGTACCCCGAGGTGAGCCCGCTGTCGGAGGACGAGGACCGCGGCAGCGAGAGCTCGGGCTCCGACGAGAAGCCCTGCCGCGTGCACGCCGCGCGCTGCGGCCTCCAGGGCGCCCGGAGGCGGGCCGGGGGCCGGCGGGCTGTGGGCGGCGGCTCAGGGCCTGGGGGGCGGCCCGGCCGCGAGCCCCGGCAGCGGCACACGGCAAACGCGCGCGAACGGGACCGCACCAACAGCGTGAACACGGCCTTCACGGCGCTGCGCACGCTCATCCCTACCGAGCCGGCCGACCGCAAGCTCTCCAAGATCGAGACGCTGCGCCTGGCCTCCAGCTACATCTCGCACCTGGGCAACGTGCTGCTGGTGGGCGAGGCCTGCGGCGACGGGCAACCGTGCCACTCGGGGCCTGCCTTCTTCCACGCGGCACGCGCGGGcagccccccgccgccgccgcccccgccgccccctgcCCGCGACGGCGAGAACGCCCAGCCCAAACAGATCTGCACCTTCTGCCTCAGCAACCAGAGAAAGTTGGTGAGTGTCGGCTGCGGGGCACCCACGGGAAGGGAGGCGCCCCGCCTCCAAATCACCCCTGCAACCCACACCTGTCGTGGAGAGGGCGGTGCCGAGGCAGGCCGAGGCCCCCAGCAGCACCTGTAACCCGTGTGCCGCCCCggccagggaggaaggagcaCAGGGAGGGTGCAGCtggagcaggcagggctgggcctccCCTGGGCCTTCTCCCCCGGAGTCCCCAGGACACAGGCTCCCACGGGCACCTGAGAGGGCCACCCAGGGCCAGGTGGGGCTctaggaggaaggcagggcagatCTGGAAAAAGCTGGGGTGCAGGAGCAGGGTTGGCTCAAGCACCCACCCTGCCCCCATGGGAAGGAGACCCTCTGGGGTCCCTGTGTCCCACCACAGCCCCTGCCACAGGCCTAAGGCTTATCAGGCACCTGCcgtccctcccccagcccctgcccctggggcTGCCCCCTCAGACACCAGCAAGGCCGTGGGGTTGGCAGGCAGGAGGCTGGCGGGAGacgtgggggctgggggagagggccACGCTGCGGGAGACGCTGGCGGCTGTGATTTACAGCTCCTGCTGTGCTTGGTGGCACCGGAAAAGCAGGGAGAAAATACGGCGCGGCTTTTCCCAATCCCCACTTCCTCTCCAGACAGCACGCGCGAGCTCCTGGGGCCTGAACATCTGGGAAATTTAATGGTACAGTTTCGGCCGTGCAGCAGCGTACTCTCCTCCCAAAACTGCACGGGAAGCTGGGCGAGCGTGGAAGGCGGCTGCCTTCACCGCCCACACCTGGGACAGCACCCAGTGGGGACGTCCAGAGGCGCGGGCTGGCACTGGGTCTCTGCCCAGGCCCTGACactgcccctcccctctgcagAGCAAGGACCGCGACAGAAAGACGGCGATTCGGAGTTAGAGGCGGATGCCGCTGGGCGATGCGCAGAGAGCCCCCCACGGACCTGACTCGGGCACAGGCCTCCTGTGAGGGcgcccaccaggccagccctgcctccgGCTAAGAGTGGGGCCGATGGACAGGCAGGCGGTGGCAGGACTCTGAGCTGACCCCAGCACTTGCCCAGACCCACTGGAACTTTCCGTGCTGGCTTCCTACCTGGGTTTTCTTCTGGTCACTACGTGCTGGCATCTTGTGTCTTTGATATGATAATATAAAGTCTGAaattttgtataattaaaaacaaaacaattatctTCCAAACATGGAAGCACACTGTTCCCTTGAACGGTTCAGGATCCATGCTGAGTCCAGCCTGAGTGGGCACTCCAGCCTCAGGCTCTCTCTTCTCACGTCCTGCGTTCCCTGTGCTGGAGGCACCCTAGGACTCAGGGCCATCCCTCCCAGGCCCGAGGCCAAGTGAGGTGC
This genomic interval from Equus przewalskii isolate Varuska chromosome 8, EquPr2, whole genome shotgun sequence contains the following:
- the SCX gene encoding basic helix-loop-helix transcription factor scleraxis, which gives rise to MLRSAPPGRYLYPEVSPLSEDEDRGSESSGSDEKPCRVHAARCGLQGARRRAGGRRAVGGGSGPGGRPGREPRQRHTANARERDRTNSVNTAFTALRTLIPTEPADRKLSKIETLRLASSYISHLGNVLLVGEACGDGQPCHSGPAFFHAARAGSPPPPPPPPPPARDGENAQPKQICTFCLSNQRKLSKDRDRKTAIRS